ACGCCGTTCCTCGGGGCCGAATCTCGGGGTGGCCTGCGACCTGGTAGGTCCGGACCCCCTTCACCGTCAGGACGGTGACCTCGGGGGCTCGGAAGACGTGCTCCTTGGTCTTCGTCCGCACGACGACCTCCTCGACCCCGTCGATGGTCTCGGTGGTCATGCCGAGGCGGCGCATCATGGCCTGCATATCGCGTTCGCTGCGGGGTCCGCCGGGCATCATCGAGTCAATCCTCTCGGTCGCTGGTGGCCCGACGGATGCGGGCCTCGAGCTCGGGCGTAGCCGGTTCCGAGTCCGCCGGCATGCCACGCCGTTGCGTGCGCCGTTGGCGACGTTGCGACTCCCGCGTGCGCTGGACCTGCTCCGTGAGCTCGTCCATGAGGGCCGCGATCCCGGCCAGGAAGTTCCAGCCGGTGTGGGAGGCGTAGAAGATTCCGCGGTCGGTGTGCAATCGCGCCTCGACGGTCGCGTCGGCCGTGCGGTGCGTGGCGTGGGGCTCGAAGTGCAGGCTCAATAGGGACGGCTTGACGTGGCGGGAGATTCGGCGGAGCCCCGCGGCGACCAACCGGTCGATCTCGGTCAGCGTGGTGGGGTCGCTCGAACCGCGCAAGCCCGTGATCTGGACGTAGACGTCCCCCAGCCGGTCGCCCTGCGCGCTCGCGCTGCCGACGGCGAGCCCGAGGAGGTCGGTCTGAGCCACGACCGCGGTCGGTCCGGTTGGGTCGACGACGAAGACGCTCGATACGTTCTCCCGGGTCATCCGCCGCGCGGCCTCGACAGCGGAGGTCCCCGCGGGGACCGTGACGGCCGGACTGTGCATGATCGTTCCGATCTCGACGTCGTAGACCGAGCCGCCTTTCTCGGCGTCGCGCTTTCCTCCGACCGTCGGGCGCCATAGGACGCGCGCGAGATCGGAGACGCCGACGGCTCCGACAAGGTGACCCTTCCGGTCGAGCACGGGGAGCGGATGCTCTTCGAGGAGGCGGATCTGGGCGAGGAGTTGGCGGATCGGGTCGCTCTCGTGGAAGGGGTGCCCGATCGAGCGGGAGATCTCGTCGACCCGATGATCGGGGATCTGGCGAAGGTCGGGAAACGCGCGGACGAGGTTCGTCCGGCTGACGACACCTAAGAGCTCTCCGCGGCGGCCGACGACGGGGGCCGCCCGCAGGCCCGTGGCGAGGAGCTGCTCGGCGAGTTCGGGATAGGGCGTGGCAGGGGTGACGAGCGGCGGGATCAGCAGGAGATGTTCGACCTTCGTCGAGAAGGAGAGGTTGGCGCGTCGAGCGATCGACTCGAACGTGATCATCCCGATCAGCTTCGACCCTCGAAGCACGGGCATTTCGTGGAAGGCTCCGGTGCTCATCTTGCCTAGGGCGTGGGAGAGGAGTGCGTCGTGGGCGACGGTCACGGGGTCCTTCGCCATGAGCGTCCCGGCGGTGGGCCATGCAGCGGACATCGACGCCTCAACTGCAGGCGATGGTCATATGGCTGGCGGGAGGGGCCGGGGTTTGTGGGTGGCCTTCAACCGACGTCCCGAGCCATCTGGTAGCCGTTCTCGCCGTCGGAATAGTAGCCGCGCAGCAGATCGACCACTGAGAATCGGAATCGGGCGTAGAACCGGATCGCGGTCGCATTGCTGACCCGCACCTCGAGGGTGACCCGCCGCAGCTGCTTCTCTCGGCAGTGCACGAGGAACTCGTTCATGAGGAGTGTTCCCAGGCCCCGGCCCCGGTGATCGCGATCGACCGCGAACATCAGGACGCGTCCTTCGCCTTCCACCTGGTGGACCCCGAGCAGGAAGGCGATGGGGACATCGCTCGGATCGGTGGCGACGAGGAATCCTTCGGGCCAGTTCGCGCTCAGCGACGGGTAGAGCGCCGGGTCGTAGTGTTCGCGGAGCGCGTCCGCCACGATCGGAGTGATGTACGGCACATCGCTCACTCGGAACCCACGCAGGGTCGCAGAGGATCGCGGGGTGCCGTCGCCGGTCCGTTCGCGTGTCGCGGAGGCGGGCTCAGCGATACATCTCACCCGGCCCGACGGTCTCCCCTGCTCGGGGGGTCTGGGATGCCGTCTGCTGTTCGTCGAGATGGTGACGGACTTCCGCCTCGATCTCCTTCGCCTTCTGCCGGAGCGGGCGGGTGTTCAACACCATGAGCGGGACGAGGGGGTTGACCGCCTCGATCACCTTGGCCGCCGCGCGGGCATCCGGATAATCCTTGTGTGCCTGCGCGATCACGCACAGCACCGGCAAGGGCCGGCCGAGCGCGTTCAGGAGGAGCCCGCCCGCGAACCCGGTCACGACTCCGCTCGCCGTGGTGAAATGGTACTTGCTGAGGAGCGGCGCTGCGGCCCGGTTGGCCATCGCGACGACCCGGGCGTCGCCCTTGTCGTCCTTGTCGATCGGCTGGCCCTCGACCGCGATCACGAGCTCGATCCCCTTCGCTTCGGACCAGTCCAAGAGCGCGCGGCCGAGGCGCGAGAGCAGCCCGGCCGGGGGTTGGATGTCGGAGATCGCGACCACGAGCTGCTGGCAAGAGCGATCGGGGCCGCAGACGAGCTTACTCGCGTAGAACCGGATCGGGGCGTTCACAACCCCCTCGTCCATGACCACGGTGGGTGGGAACTCTTCGCCGACCATGTAGGCAACCTGGGTCATGTCGAGGGTATGGACAAGATACGAGGCGGCCACGGAGCCGACCAAGCCGTGCGTGGGGAACCCCACGACCATCATCGCCCCCCGCAGCGAGTCGCCGCGCGTATCGACCACCTCGAGATCCACGTTTGCCTCCCTCGAATGGCTGGGCGCGTTCGACCGACTCATGAGAGACGACCGCGCTTATGCGGTTTCGCTCCCCACCGAGAGACCCCGGGCCCCAGTGGTGTGAAGAAATCGGTGGATGACGCCCCTGGCGTGAACCGTCATCTGCACCCCCTCCGACCCAAATAACGGTGCAGGGCGAGCTCGTACGTCCCCCTACGGGTCTTCCGAGCCAGCAGCATGACGAGTTGGTTTCGTAGACCTCGTCCCCACCATGCCCACTTCCGCTTGCATCGATCCGCGATCATCCCCATCACCCGCTCGACTCCGTTCGAGGTGGCCGGCAGGTCGATCCCGTAGACCGCTACCTCGGCGAAGACGACCAGCGCCTTCGCCTCCCGACGGATCGCTCGGGCGGAGCGAGGGCAGGCGGCCCGCTCCAGGCGCCGTGCCAGCACCTCCAGTTCCTCGAGGGTGGCCCGCACCCGGTCGGTGATGGCCCACCACTCTCTTCGAAGTCGGTGGAACTCCACCGACCTTCTCAGGTGGGCCAAGAGGCCCCGAGCCGGGGCCAGGATCGCCTCCCGTTCGAGGAGTCCCACGCCTTCCTCCCGGAGGAGTTCGCCCAGCAGGCGGAGGAAGTGCACGTGACAGAGCTGGTGCACTCGCGCGGGGTAGGCCATGAGGCCGGTGTCGTCGTCGGTCACCAGGTGTTCGACGGACAAGCCATCGAGCACCGACGTCGGCGCTCCACCAATCTTCA
The Thermoplasmata archaeon DNA segment above includes these coding regions:
- a CDS encoding nascent polypeptide-associated complex protein, which codes for MMPGGPRSERDMQAMMRRLGMTTETIDGVEEVVVRTKTKEHVFRAPEVTVLTVKGVRTYQVAGHPEIRPRGTASSTGAAAVPAVGPPEEDVQLVMEQAGVSREEAAEALFRAHGQPAEAILALLARRGSG
- a CDS encoding CBS domain-containing protein, whose product is MSAAWPTAGTLMAKDPVTVAHDALLSHALGKMSTGAFHEMPVLRGSKLIGMITFESIARRANLSFSTKVEHLLLIPPLVTPATPYPELAEQLLATGLRAAPVVGRRGELLGVVSRTNLVRAFPDLRQIPDHRVDEISRSIGHPFHESDPIRQLLAQIRLLEEHPLPVLDRKGHLVGAVGVSDLARVLWRPTVGGKRDAEKGGSVYDVEIGTIMHSPAVTVPAGTSAVEAARRMTRENVSSVFVVDPTGPTAVVAQTDLLGLAVGSASAQGDRLGDVYVQITGLRGSSDPTTLTEIDRLVAAGLRRISRHVKPSLLSLHFEPHATHRTADATVEARLHTDRGIFYASHTGWNFLAGIAALMDELTEQVQRTRESQRRQRRTQRRGMPADSEPATPELEARIRRATSDRED
- a CDS encoding GNAT family N-acetyltransferase, with translation MSDVPYITPIVADALREHYDPALYPSLSANWPEGFLVATDPSDVPIAFLLGVHQVEGEGRVLMFAVDRDHRGRGLGTLLMNEFLVHCREKQLRRVTLEVRVSNATAIRFYARFRFSVVDLLRGYYSDGENGYQMARDVG
- a CDS encoding PAC2 family protein: MDLEVVDTRGDSLRGAMMVVGFPTHGLVGSVAASYLVHTLDMTQVAYMVGEEFPPTVVMDEGVVNAPIRFYASKLVCGPDRSCQQLVVAISDIQPPAGLLSRLGRALLDWSEAKGIELVIAVEGQPIDKDDKGDARVVAMANRAAAPLLSKYHFTTASGVVTGFAGGLLLNALGRPLPVLCVIAQAHKDYPDARAAAKVIEAVNPLVPLMVLNTRPLRQKAKEIEAEVRHHLDEQQTASQTPRAGETVGPGEMYR